The nucleotide sequence TGGCCATGATTCTGTCCATTGGGTGCTCCATACTCCAGGTGTCTGTGACTCTTACCCCACCCCCTTTTCACAATAGGCAGAGCCCCCTCCCTGGGTGCACACATGCCCCTGCATATGCCCTCTCCTCCTCTGAGATTTCCAAGCACACCCCAGGTCCCCATAAGCCTGGCTAGTCTGAGCAAGAGCCCATCGCTGTAATATTGGGTACAGCATTGCCACATGAGCCATCTACTGACTGGTCCCAGGGCCAGCGTGGTCTGCACTCTGCTTGGCCAGCATGTGTTGGAGGCAGCAGGAGCATTGCTCCAGGTCATGGTCTGTGCTGTGTATGCCCTTCAAAGCATACACCGAGCAACACCCACTGGGAAGTTCCCTGGAGTGGTTCATTCCCTACTGGGCTTCCTGTCCCCCCCAGTTCCTGGGCAGACCCATGACTGGGTGATTTGTTCCTCATGGAAAGAGACTGCTCCGTGAGGAGACACTGACCATGCCTGTGGTCTGATTCCCAGGGAGAATATCCATCTGCTGGAGGTAGAGTACGAGTTCTGGCAGAGGAATCGCTCTGTGAGCATCACAGTTGGGGACAGGAATCACACTCTGAACTACTACAACGTCCAGATCGGGGAGCCCAGGTACCATCCGAACAAACGCCGTCTAATGGAGTTACACTAGaggaggagtcaggactcctgggttctattcccagctctgccacttactgtgtggctttgggcaagtgaCTCACTGCCccttccatgcctcagtttccccagcaacAGAGGGGGAtaatccttcctcccaccccctcttttgGGGGCTATTGCACATGCAGGTCTCTAGCAAAGCTCTACAGTGGCACTGAGTATGTTCTACAGACCATTCCCCGTCCTCTGTGATGGAGACAGGTGCTGATGGACATGGCTGTGTTGTCTCTTCCCAATCCTGTCCTGTGATAGGACATTGACATCCCAGTGCAGAGTGGGCTGTCCTTCTCCAGCCCCTGCAGAAAACAAGCTGCTGCACAGAGCCGCGCCTGTCCCAGAGCATGCACAGGCAAGACCTGCAGCTGCGGGCAAAGGTCTGGCCTCCTGTTACCCTGAGGAATGTGTCCCTTGGAGACTTGGGGGTCCACTGGGCAGACAGCTCTAGGAGGCACTCTCAAGCCCAGCACATGGGTTGCTGGTTGAGATCTGGAACTGCTGAAGGTGAAGCAGCTGCCCTCAATGTCCGACAGGGTCATCACGCTGCAGTGCCTGGCAGCTGGTCCTCGTAGGACCACTGGTAGGATTTCACCCACAACCTCAGCTTCTGGCTTCCCCTGTGCGGAACCGCTGTGAGACCTGGCTCTGCATGCCAGGCATCTGAGCCTTTGCCTGCTTAGGGCAAGGAAATGACTAAGAACTGGACTGACCTGGTGATCTCTCTGTCTCCCAATCCCTGTCCACCCGCCCCTGCAGACCAGAGTCCTACAGCAAAGACTGGGAGTTGGCAAGTGATTTAAATGAAGGTAAAGAGAGATTTCTGTGATGACAGATGCTGTCCCTCTAATGCCCACTAGAACACAGCAGCCTGTGCTGCTCTTCACTGACTGCACCTAAATGTGGGCACCCATGTGCCAGGGGGAGATTTCTGAGAGCTGGGATGGGGCTTGGATATGGAATTCCCATCTGTGGGAGGTGAGGCCATGGCACAGATGTGGTGGCATTGGGGGTTAGGTTCCTTTTGGCCATGGCATCTTGTGATCACTTCTGGAGCTCTCTGGACAGAATCCTGGTGTCCTTCCTGGGAAGCTGGGTGGTGGGATCATGCCCACCAGATAGTTTCACTCTCCTTGGACTGCCTGGGTTCAGGCTTCTACATGATTCAGCCAGGGAAACATCATGTGTCAATTCTCCAGGACAGGATTTGTTGGGGCTCCCCAGGCTTTGTGCTCTAACAGTTCCTTCTTTCTAAGGAGCCTTGGGATGGAGCTAAGGAAGTGTGATAGAAGCTGCTTAACCCCTGCTCCAGCTGAACCAGCATGGCCCTTATATCTGTGCTTGGGGCTCAGTGCTCTGGCCTAGGGTCCCTGCTCTAACAGAGGCTTCTATCCTCATTGCCCCAGTCTGGGAACCTGGTTCCAGCTGCACTGACATACATCCCATCAGAACCTGTGTTCAGGCCCCAGATCCCTTCTCTGCTCTTTCCTGCCAGTGGTCACCCTGGGCAGAGGTACTAAATCTTCTGCCACAGGGGACATTGAGTAGTATCTGTGCCAGTCTGTGTGTCTTGCAGATGccaggcaggagctctgggcagagCTAAAATCAGCAGCAGAGTCAGGGTGGGACTTTTCCTCTCGCTGGTTCCTCTCCTGGCCTTCCTCACTCCCTGCGACACTGAAGGATACCAAAGCCAGGGCTGTAGTGCCAGTGGATCTGAATGCCTTTCTGTGCAAGACCGAGCACCTGCTGGCTTCATTCTACAGGATACTGGGTAAAGAGCCTGTTGGGAAGTGCCTCCCGTGGAGATACTGATGCCTGTTGAatctctttccccccgccccccatgagtCAGGGACACAAGATGCTGTTATTGGGGCAACAGCATCCTGTAGCATTGCTGCCCACAGAGCAGCTTGGGTAAacagcagtgtggcctagtggcatCTTCCCACAAGTGGGAGCAGGAAGCAGTTTAACTCTTCTCTTGCCCCAGGTAAAGCCACTTTGCTGCTAACTTCATTTATTTCTGTGTTTGTTTAATTCTCAGGTGCTGGGAGCCTAGGGAGGGCATCAGGTGTGTAGGGGATGGGCATTGTAGGGATCAGTTTTGTCTAGGGCACCTGCCTTTCCCCGTCCTGTGGCTGTGTCAGCAAATAGGAGCTGGAAGACTGTAGCTGACTCTGCATGAGCTGGAGTGGGTTTCAGCTTCCTCCCCCTCTAATACTGAGCAAAGGCCACAGGCCGTGCTGTTCAGAGTGCCCTGGGACTAGAGTCTGCAGTGAGCGCTGCCAGAGGCCACAGCAAACATTGAGGCTGCCTTGTGCTGCAGTTAATCTGTGGATGCTCTGCAAACCCCTCACTAGTGTAATCagccattttctctctctcgcaGGAAACACCACCAAGGCTGCCCAGTTCCAGGCTGCTCTGCAGCGCAGGCTCGAGGCTGTCCAAGCTGTCTTCTGGAATGAGGCTGCTGGAGTCTGGCTGGACTTCAACCTCCTGAAGAAGCAGCCAAACCCAGCCTTCTTCCCCTCCAACCTGGCACCCCTGTGGACGGACTGCTTCTCAGACCAGGCTGCAGCTGAGAGGGCAGTGCGGTACTTAGAGGTGAGCTGGGTTCATGTGAGTAAGAGTCCTCACCTCAACAGACCAGTGTCTCCATTAGCCCATCAGGTGGGGAGTGTTCCTTGCGGACAGTGGAGGGTGCCACATACCTTCCTATTGAGCCTGGCacatgctgtctgcacagagctgaGCAAGGTGGAGCTGGAGCCCCGTTCTCATTGGCCCTGTCCCGTGTTTGCCAGGAGATTCCCAGGACTTGCTTCTCTAGCTCAACCCACTAGTGACCCGTAGAGCCCGCTTCCTACACTGGGCCATGCCTGTTCCCAtcccagaacataagaacggccatactgggtcagaccaaagatccatcaagcccagtatcctgtcctctgacagtggcaaaTGGCAGGTGCCTCAAAGGGagtgaacagacaggttatcatcaagcgatccatgccctgtcacctaatcccagcttctggcaaacagaggctagggacaccattcctgcccatcctggctaatagccatcgatggtcCTCAGGAGCTTGGCTGGGCTAGAAGTAGTTGACCAGATTAGCCAACAAAGTCCTGTCTCCCTAGATCCCTTCTGTGGCCTTCTGTCTCCTGGATGGTGACTCACTGGGGAGCCCAGTGCCACCATTCAAGATGCTATCTACGTTTGCAGGGGAGCACAGTGCTGTCCTACAAGAACGGGCTCCCTACCTCACTTTCCAGGACTGGGGAGCAGTGGGACCTGCCCAATGCCTGGCCTCCACTGCAGCATATGGTGATTGCAGGTAAGGATGCTGCTGTGCTCATATCCATAGTTTGCAGGACAGGAAGCCCATTGGAAAATTTGCTGTTTGGTACCAGGCCTCCAAATTGTTTTAGGACCTGCCCCTTGTTTCCTTGTACCTTGTCCCAGCCGTGCTGCAGCTCTAGGTATTGCATTATGCCTCTCTCAATCCCTGCCctccactctgctgctgctttgtaGCCTTGTGGATTGATCCTGTTTCTGTGGGTTTGGTTCCTGACTGTGCAGCTGCTGCAGGTCAGGCTGGGAGCTCTGCTGTGAGCCCAGGTGTCACAGTGCCATCTTGGTTTGGGAGAGACTCTCCCACCTGGGCCTTTCCCAAACTGCTGCTACAGCGGGCCATCCAGCCACTGATACTGCTTAGTGGAAAAGCCACAGGGCACTGATAACCCTCCTCACCTCTGCTTGAGAGTCCATAAGCCCTAACGGCCTTGATCTGTGGCCTTCACTCGGGCAAAACCCATAGGGTTTGGGTCCAACCTGTCAAAGCCTGCTtttggaggagggggtggaggaaTTGTACAaagcccctgccactgcctggcTTGCTGGGGTGGGCTTGAGCTCCAGTGAGGGCTCTAGTGTCACCTCTTGCAGGAATGGACAGGTCCCTGACCTTTTGGCATTTATCTGTGTTCATAGGTTTGGCCAAGTCCAGCTCCTCGAGAGCCAAAGAAATTGCCTTTGACCTGGCCCAGAACTGGGTCAGAACCAACTTTGCCTTATATAAGAAGTACCAGGCCATGTTCGAGAAGGTAAAGACATTGGTGGTCCCGGACAGCCAGGCAGCAGCCCCTGTGGGTAGGAGCTTGTCAAGTGGAATTcatgcacacaccctcccctgtGACCctgggcagctggtgatggttACCTCAGAGAGCCTAGTGCTTGCATGGAAAGAGTCTGGGCTGCTACCCTGAAGGACCCTTGTCTTGTTTTAACCTTTTCGTTGTCAGTTGGTATTCAGACCAGGGCCCCAGGTGTGGAGGCACCAGCTCTGATCTCAGACAGTTCAGTCTGAGTGGGCTTGAGCGTGGGCAGATGTCCGGTGTGGGTGTGGATGTGGCTGGTCAGCCACGGGTCTCCCCTATTCTGCTGGCTGGTCTTGTCATTCTGTCCCTTCCCTCCTCTTCCAGTGCTGCTTTCTGCCCCTGCCTGGTGTACAGCTTCCTCTGCCTTAAGCAACTGTGCTCGTGAACGCAGAGCTGGATTCTGTGCCTGCCCCTCTTTCCCTGGACTCTATGGGGTGGGAACATTCTAGCCCCCACTCTAATGGGGCTTTCTGAATAATGGTCTTTCTCCTCAGTACAACGTGGATGGAGATGGGAAGCCAGGGACAGGAGGAGAGTACCAAGTCCAGGTAAGAGCATGTACTGAAATGCTTCACTGCCTACAGGCTGGGGATGTGTGCTCACAGAATCTCTCACTAGGCATGGAGGATGTGCTCTCCGCATGGGGGGAGGCCCCGTTTTGCCTCCAAATTGctgggctggaagctgcagctGGGGTTCATCAGTCTCCCTGTTGCAGCCATGTGTAAGCTCCTGCCCTGGATAACAGCATGTGCCTTGCTAATGCTGTATTCTTCCCTGCCAGGAGGGATTTGGCTGGACCAATGGTGTAGTCCTGCAGCTCTTGGATCTCTATGGTGACCGCCTGACTTCTGGCTCCCCCTCTACCCTCTTCAGGGCCTGGATTGTTGCTGCTTGCATCATCTTCCTCCTTGACCTGAAATGGTAGGGGAAGTGGTTTgggctcccagaagcagagccAGAGGAGACAAGCCCATTATGTACTGAACAGTACCCTGGTCTTGTAGCCAGTTagggaaaagtgtgtgtgtgtgtggggggggtgttcatCGGAGCAGCCACAGGTGAACAATAGCTGTGACTAAAGCCCTGTGCATGCAGCCCTACTGAGCCCCCTACCTGCAATTCTCTCCTGCTTTTGCTGTTTCATTCATGTTATTCAAACTGGTCTTTGCTGTCATGCCTGCCTTGGTGGTTACCGGGACAAATAGGGGCCTGATTCTTGTGGAGGTCTGTGCTGAGGCCCTACATCCCCTAGTCTCAGAACAGAGTCTAGCCGTAGGGGCTGGGCACAATGGTCCCTGATCCCCCTGGTGTTGATAGCCATTGCACAGGTGACATCCCTGAGAGTGTGCGGGGTGTTTATCCCCCTCCACGGAGGGTGAGTTGTTACAGCTTCAGCACCTTGGCTCTGAGGCTTAAgttgtagcagctcatgcttttatcTTTGGAGGACCTTAGATCAGGCTCCATTGTGGCTATTACACATGTATCTGCTACCAGCAAGGgaacctgctgctgctccctgggtCCCTTTCCCTGTCAGTGTTCCCGCTGCAGCATGTAGCCCTCGTTAGCAAAAAGTGAGACCTAGTCCTCCTTGCCCTTGTTGTGTCTTTGACTCCCTACCACAGCTCGTAGGCTGTGAGGTGACCCC is from Mauremys reevesii isolate NIE-2019 linkage group 12, ASM1616193v1, whole genome shotgun sequence and encodes:
- the TREH gene encoding trehalase isoform X3, with product MACSARILVTAWCFFVGISVSVPGWQELVYGLPPPCESYIYCTGDLLKQVQLARLFSDDKHFVDMPLRESPELVLKKFQQLVNVTPGGILSKEQLQQFVSSSFSDPGQEFEQWEPQDWMSSPQILAKISDQELQAWASDLNAKWKSLGRKIKDDVRTRPTLYSQIYVPHPLMVPGGRFIEYYYWDSYWVIEGLLLSEMAATAKGMIQNFLYLVERYGHIPNGGRVYYLRRSQPPFLTLMMDAYLAHANDTDFLRENIHLLEVEYEFWQRNRSVSITVGDRNHTLNYYNVQIGEPRPESYSKDWELASDLNEDARQELWAELKSAAESGWDFSSRWFLSWPSSLPATLKDTKARAVVPVDLNAFLCKTEHLLASFYRILGNTTKAAQFQAALQRRLEAVQAVFWNEAAGVWLDFNLLKKQPNPAFFPSNLAPLWTDCFSDQAAAERAVRYLEGSTVLSYKNGLPTSLSRTGEQWDLPNAWPPLQHMVIAGLAKSSSSRAKEIAFDLAQNWVRTNFALYKKYQAMFEKYNVDGDGKPGTGGEYQVQEGFGWTNGVVLQLLDLYGDRLTSGSPSTLFRAWIVAACIIFLLDLKW